In one Nicotiana sylvestris chromosome 8, ASM39365v2, whole genome shotgun sequence genomic region, the following are encoded:
- the LOC104236322 gene encoding uncharacterized protein isoform X2, giving the protein MAITRRPADIGKPKEQRAVEASEVKHNLVAELVKNFGGGRTKFQDFDKREHIAADDAENLSDIDDFEVVGYLNNKKEMHYKKILWEKMNQEFSKGKKRKQETGCKKDVCAKRSAKTTERVENKRTSSKINYDALQKLTDDLNQISEEAELGRLEPKACANGDSADNLNIGFHDLEQENAYGEDDDSYRDNNDDSCYGYETGYYNSEDFDTDY; this is encoded by the exons ATGGCCATCACACGGAGACCCGCCGACATTGGCAAACCTAAAGAACAAAGG GCAGTGGAAGCGTCCGAAGTCAAACATAATTTGGTTGCAGAACTTGTGAAAAACTTCGGCG GTGGTAGGACTAAATTTCAGGATTTTGATAAGAGAGAACATATAGCTGCAGATGATGCAGAAAATCTATCCGATATTGATGATTTCGAG GTTGTTGGATATCTCAATAACAAGAAGGAGATGCATTACAAGAAAATCTTATGGGAAAAAATGAATCAAGAGTTTTCAAAG GGGAAGAAACGAAAACAGGAAACTGGATGTAAAAAAGATGTCTGTGCGAAGAGATCTGCTAAAACAACTGAAAGAGTTGAGAACAAG AGAACAAGTTCGAAAATAAATTATGATGCTTTGCAGAAGCTGACTGACGATTTG AATCAAATTTCTGAAGAGGCAGAGCTAGGACGATTGGAACCTAAGGCTTGCGCTAATGGTGATTCAGCTGATAACCTGAATATCGGGTTCCATGATCTTGAACAGGAGAATGCGTATGGTGAAGATGATGACTCATATAGAGACAATAATGATGATTCATGCTATGGATATGAAACTGGATACtataatagtgaagattttgataCTGATTATTGA
- the LOC104236322 gene encoding uncharacterized protein isoform X1, whose amino-acid sequence MAITRRPADIGKPKEQRAVEASEVKHNLVAELVKNFGGGRTKFQDFDKREHIAADDAENLSDIDDFEVVGYLNNKKEMHYKKILWEKMNQEFSKSDDKLQGKKRKQETGCKKDVCAKRSAKTTERVENKRTSSKINYDALQKLTDDLNQISEEAELGRLEPKACANGDSADNLNIGFHDLEQENAYGEDDDSYRDNNDDSCYGYETGYYNSEDFDTDY is encoded by the exons ATGGCCATCACACGGAGACCCGCCGACATTGGCAAACCTAAAGAACAAAGG GCAGTGGAAGCGTCCGAAGTCAAACATAATTTGGTTGCAGAACTTGTGAAAAACTTCGGCG GTGGTAGGACTAAATTTCAGGATTTTGATAAGAGAGAACATATAGCTGCAGATGATGCAGAAAATCTATCCGATATTGATGATTTCGAG GTTGTTGGATATCTCAATAACAAGAAGGAGATGCATTACAAGAAAATCTTATGGGAAAAAATGAATCAAGAGTTTTCAAAG AGTGATGATAAATTACAGGGGAAGAAACGAAAACAGGAAACTGGATGTAAAAAAGATGTCTGTGCGAAGAGATCTGCTAAAACAACTGAAAGAGTTGAGAACAAG AGAACAAGTTCGAAAATAAATTATGATGCTTTGCAGAAGCTGACTGACGATTTG AATCAAATTTCTGAAGAGGCAGAGCTAGGACGATTGGAACCTAAGGCTTGCGCTAATGGTGATTCAGCTGATAACCTGAATATCGGGTTCCATGATCTTGAACAGGAGAATGCGTATGGTGAAGATGATGACTCATATAGAGACAATAATGATGATTCATGCTATGGATATGAAACTGGATACtataatagtgaagattttgataCTGATTATTGA
- the LOC104236322 gene encoding uncharacterized protein isoform X3 produces the protein MAITRRPADIGKPKEQRAVEASEVKHNLVAELVKNFGGGRTKFQDFDKREHIAADDAENLSDIDDFEVVGYLNNKKEMHYKKILWEKMNQEFSKSDDKLQGKKRKQETGCKKDVCAKRSAKTTERVENKRTSSKINYDALQKLTDDLEP, from the exons ATGGCCATCACACGGAGACCCGCCGACATTGGCAAACCTAAAGAACAAAGG GCAGTGGAAGCGTCCGAAGTCAAACATAATTTGGTTGCAGAACTTGTGAAAAACTTCGGCG GTGGTAGGACTAAATTTCAGGATTTTGATAAGAGAGAACATATAGCTGCAGATGATGCAGAAAATCTATCCGATATTGATGATTTCGAG GTTGTTGGATATCTCAATAACAAGAAGGAGATGCATTACAAGAAAATCTTATGGGAAAAAATGAATCAAGAGTTTTCAAAG AGTGATGATAAATTACAGGGGAAGAAACGAAAACAGGAAACTGGATGTAAAAAAGATGTCTGTGCGAAGAGATCTGCTAAAACAACTGAAAGAGTTGAGAACAAG AGAACAAGTTCGAAAATAAATTATGATGCTTTGCAGAAGCTGACTGACGATTTG GAACCATGA
- the LOC138875720 gene encoding uncharacterized protein, translating to MSIEHDDVESNEISVSSSKGQRKTTSVVWDFYEKLPLDTDPDNRLRAKCKKCGIIFLADSKAGTTNLKRRLAKHKIEASKQACDDSEEEDIAIDVVKIAATLIKNLNLGMV from the exons ATGTCGATAGAGCATGATGATGTAGAGTCCAATGAAATAagtgtttcaagttcaaaaggaCAACGTAAAACTACTTCTGTTGTGTGGGATTTTTATGAGAAGTTGCCATTGGATACAGATCCTGATAATAGACTTAGAGCTAAATGTAAGAAATGCGGGATAATATTTTTGGCTGACTCAAAAGCTGGAACAACAAATTTAAAGCGACGTCTAGCTAAGCACAAGATTGAAGCATCAAAGCAAG CTTGTGATGATTCTGAAGAGGAGGACATTGCAATAGATGTGGTGAAAATTGCAGCTACACTTATAAAAAATTTGAATCTTGGTATGGTTTAG